The Streptomyces sp. Alt3 genome has a segment encoding these proteins:
- a CDS encoding HEAT repeat domain-containing protein → MWAEVDLIDWAALRHNYGSAEDVPGLLRRCAGPDPEDAERAADDLLNHLFHQGGWICSAAPAALPFLLRLAAKPDVPSRLTLLELVSRLASESVQVAEKWVDPGWPSAWERTLPEVLVLLDVPEPEIRRAAADVIGSCRSPGELTLPALLRRWQAEDDPATRLDLVLALGHAVLQEPAGEHGPGVRTLLRGLLDAPEAQIRLAAVHAIAPADPALPVQQLGLLLDAVRDPSVELWQHTSAVETGVRGVHHWTAALLTGPSPSFTLGLLDDHPDVEQRIGGLARAGGLLAQWRSPASALLPRLVARLDDPAAEVRFRAVELLACLGPAAAAHADEVAALIGDTGARTTRKGETVAEAALWALARMNDPRCVPGLIDAAAHPRSGFASNSAHYPSADWHYAVLPALHEVVGHLPDHAGLLLPMICGRLDTATDGHVLSSYCQVLADWGPAADAAVPQLLGLLEDDRTWTAAAEALAGIGRAGNGAAELLLARSSVPGEHTELAAWAYWKVGGEPGPALEALGRTVAGRGFPRPALQMLADLGTHAAQHADRLRTMTSDTEPWTRVEAAHALWAATGDTESSIPALMTAVRGAADGTWLPVMLPAARYLARIGHAARPAAELLRGVPNLDQRLRSSGGWLGFVQDEAFSTAVRELLAACD, encoded by the coding sequence ATGTGGGCGGAAGTGGATCTGATCGACTGGGCAGCGCTGAGGCACAACTACGGGTCCGCAGAGGACGTGCCCGGACTGTTGCGCCGGTGCGCGGGGCCGGATCCGGAAGATGCGGAGCGCGCTGCGGACGACCTCCTCAATCACCTCTTCCACCAGGGTGGCTGGATATGCTCCGCCGCCCCTGCCGCGCTTCCGTTTCTGCTGCGCCTGGCCGCGAAGCCGGACGTGCCGAGCCGTCTCACGCTGCTGGAACTCGTATCGAGGCTGGCGTCCGAGTCCGTGCAGGTCGCCGAGAAGTGGGTGGATCCCGGCTGGCCATCGGCATGGGAGCGCACCTTGCCGGAGGTGCTCGTCCTGCTCGACGTGCCCGAGCCGGAGATACGGCGAGCCGCAGCCGATGTGATCGGCTCCTGCCGGAGCCCCGGTGAGCTCACTCTGCCTGCGTTGCTACGGCGCTGGCAGGCGGAGGACGATCCGGCGACGCGTCTTGACCTGGTCCTCGCACTCGGCCATGCGGTGCTCCAGGAACCGGCCGGCGAACATGGCCCCGGGGTCCGCACCTTGCTCCGCGGGCTGCTCGATGCCCCGGAGGCGCAGATACGCCTGGCAGCGGTGCACGCGATCGCCCCGGCCGACCCGGCCCTTCCGGTGCAACAGCTGGGCCTGCTGCTGGACGCGGTACGGGATCCGAGCGTCGAATTGTGGCAGCACACCAGCGCGGTGGAGACCGGTGTACGGGGTGTCCACCACTGGACGGCTGCGCTGCTCACCGGCCCGTCTCCCTCTTTCACACTCGGCCTGCTGGATGACCACCCCGATGTCGAACAGCGGATCGGAGGCCTGGCCCGTGCCGGCGGGCTGCTGGCCCAGTGGCGCTCACCTGCCAGCGCGCTCCTTCCACGCCTCGTGGCACGGTTGGACGACCCCGCAGCCGAGGTCCGTTTCCGGGCGGTCGAGCTGCTGGCCTGTCTGGGTCCGGCGGCCGCGGCTCACGCGGATGAGGTCGCCGCGCTGATCGGCGACACCGGTGCCCGGACCACACGCAAAGGGGAGACCGTCGCCGAGGCGGCCCTATGGGCGCTGGCCCGGATGAACGACCCCCGCTGCGTGCCGGGCCTGATCGACGCGGCGGCTCACCCACGATCCGGTTTCGCTTCGAATTCTGCTCACTACCCCTCCGCCGACTGGCATTACGCAGTCCTCCCCGCGCTCCACGAGGTCGTCGGCCACCTTCCCGACCATGCCGGCCTGCTGCTTCCCATGATCTGCGGCCGGCTCGACACCGCTACGGACGGCCACGTACTCAGCTCGTACTGTCAGGTGCTCGCTGACTGGGGCCCCGCTGCCGATGCAGCGGTTCCACAACTGCTCGGCCTGCTGGAGGACGACCGGACCTGGACCGCAGCAGCGGAAGCGCTCGCAGGAATCGGAAGAGCCGGGAACGGGGCGGCGGAACTTCTCCTGGCCCGGTCGTCCGTTCCCGGGGAGCACACGGAACTCGCGGCCTGGGCCTACTGGAAGGTCGGTGGCGAACCCGGCCCCGCCCTGGAAGCACTTGGACGAACGGTCGCGGGGAGGGGCTTCCCACGCCCTGCGCTGCAGATGCTCGCCGACCTGGGCACGCACGCCGCCCAGCACGCGGACCGGCTCCGGACCATGACCTCCGATACCGAACCATGGACCCGTGTCGAAGCAGCACACGCCCTGTGGGCAGCGACCGGTGACACCGAGAGCTCCATACCGGCGCTGATGACTGCCGTACGGGGGGCGGCCGACGGTACATGGCTGCCGGTCATGCTCCCCGCAGCGCGGTACCTGGCCCGAATCGGCCACGCCGCCCGGCCCGCCGCCGAGCTCCTGCGAGGTGTGCCGAACCTTGATCAGCGGCTTCGCAGCAGCGGCGGCTGGCTGGGCTTCGTCCAGGACGAAGCCTTCAGCACTGCTGTCCGCGAGCTGCTCGCCGCGTGCGACTGA
- a CDS encoding class I SAM-dependent methyltransferase, with protein sequence MTSSEHQEHTFSTRLVSPSSVSVDPSKVNDYNSFAEAYTAANETNLVNAYYERPAMLALAGHVAGLRILDAGCGSGLLFAALRDRGAIVSGFDSSAGMLGLARQRLGDGGDLQVAELGSPLPYPDDTFDDVVASLVLHYLEDWGPALAELRRVLRPGGRLIASVDHPFAVNLIHREAGREAECDYFDTTKWTVEWSMGGQTTLVSRWNRPLHAMIEAFTGAGFRITVISEPEPDPAARELFPEAIAAEPRFLCFLFFVLQAD encoded by the coding sequence ATGACCTCAAGCGAGCACCAAGAGCACACGTTTTCCACCAGGCTGGTTTCACCGTCCTCGGTGAGTGTGGATCCGTCGAAGGTCAACGACTACAACAGCTTCGCCGAGGCGTACACGGCCGCGAACGAAACCAACCTGGTCAATGCCTACTACGAGCGTCCCGCGATGCTGGCCCTCGCCGGACACGTGGCCGGCCTGCGGATCCTCGACGCCGGCTGTGGCTCGGGGCTCCTGTTCGCCGCGCTGCGCGACCGTGGCGCCATTGTGAGTGGCTTCGACTCCAGTGCCGGGATGCTGGGGCTGGCCCGGCAGCGGCTCGGCGACGGTGGGGACCTGCAGGTGGCGGAGCTGGGCAGCCCGCTTCCCTACCCTGATGACACGTTCGACGATGTAGTGGCGTCGCTGGTGCTGCACTACCTGGAGGACTGGGGGCCGGCGCTGGCCGAGCTGCGACGCGTACTCAGGCCCGGCGGTCGGCTGATCGCGTCTGTCGACCATCCCTTTGCCGTCAACCTCATTCACCGTGAGGCCGGCCGCGAGGCCGAGTGCGACTACTTCGACACCACCAAGTGGACCGTGGAGTGGAGCATGGGCGGCCAGACCACCCTGGTGAGTCGCTGGAACAGGCCGCTGCACGCGATGATCGAGGCTTTCACCGGGGCCGGTTTCCGGATTACGGTCATCAGCGAGCCGGAGCCTGATCCCGCCGCCCGCGAGCTGTTCCCCGAGGCCATCGCGGCCGAGCCGCGCTTCCTGTGCTTCCTGTTCTTCGTACTGCAAGCGGATTAG
- a CDS encoding adenylosuccinate lyase: MDEEFRSLTNRLGDEAGGSEDFRRLLATEDAEELALVLVERERPLWAREIAAFRLGCRGDRRAFEALVLLLNHRDPERCVSAAHALRLLGDPRTPRAAAALATNSLRTGYALHPVRLLTALRAPESVPALVSTLHRLLTPGEPHWRVALACVEGLGSLGDDRARPVLEAALPHPRLGTAAAEALRRLPAG; encoded by the coding sequence ATGGATGAGGAGTTCCGCTCGCTGACGAACAGGCTCGGCGACGAGGCAGGTGGGTCCGAGGACTTCCGGAGGCTGCTCGCCACCGAAGACGCCGAGGAACTTGCCCTGGTGCTCGTCGAGCGCGAACGCCCGCTGTGGGCACGCGAGATCGCGGCGTTCCGGCTCGGCTGCCGGGGCGACCGCCGGGCCTTCGAGGCGCTGGTCCTGCTGCTCAACCACCGCGATCCCGAACGCTGCGTGTCCGCCGCGCACGCCCTGCGCCTTCTCGGTGACCCCCGCACGCCCAGGGCGGCGGCCGCGCTCGCCACCAACAGCCTGCGGACGGGCTACGCCCTGCACCCGGTCCGGCTGCTGACCGCCCTGCGTGCACCGGAGTCGGTACCCGCCCTGGTCAGCACCCTGCACCGGCTCCTGACCCCCGGCGAACCGCACTGGCGCGTCGCGCTGGCCTGCGTCGAGGGGCTGGGGAGCCTGGGGGACGACAGGGCCCGCCCCGTCCTGGAGGCAGCCCTGCCGCACCCGCGCCTCGGCACGGCGGCGGCGGAAGCGCTCAGGCGGCTGCCGGCGGGCTGA
- a CDS encoding 3-hydroxyacyl-CoA dehydrogenase family protein, producing the protein MDTPLTTIAVVGLGTMGTGIAEVLARAGREVIGIDISEAAARQAVASLEASTARAVRRERITEQERRDVLARFRTFTDLQAAADAELVIEVVPETYEIKQQVFRELDAVVSPTTILATGTNALSVTRLAAESQHPERVLGLHFFNPAPAMKLVEVVSSVLTAPPAVESVTRLARELGKEPVAVGDRPGFVADGLLFGYLNQAAAMYEASYASREDIDAAMKLGCGLPMGPLALLDLIGIDTARTVLEAMYSASHDRLHAPAPVLGQLSEAGLTGRKTGRGFYTYDAPGGQTVVPDALTPKESAGAVAGRTVSSVGVAGSGTMASGIAEVFAKAGYTVVLAARSQEKADTAKARIAKSLGRSVTKGRLTEEARDGTLARITASGSLDSFADVDLAVEAVAEDLEIKQQLFTTLDKVCKPGAVLATTTSSLPVVAVARVTSRPEDVVGMHFFNPAPAMKLVEVVRTVLTADDVHATVREVCVKVRKHPVDCGDRAGFIVNALLFPYLNNAIKMVEEHYASLDDIDAAMKLGGGYPMGPFELLDVVGLDVSLAIEKVLHSEFRDPGLAPAPLLEHLVAAGCLGRKTGRGFREYARR; encoded by the coding sequence ATGGACACCCCTCTCACCACCATTGCCGTCGTCGGCCTCGGCACCATGGGCACCGGCATCGCCGAGGTCCTGGCCCGTGCGGGCCGCGAGGTCATCGGAATCGACATCAGCGAGGCCGCGGCCCGGCAGGCCGTCGCCTCCCTGGAGGCCTCCACCGCGCGCGCCGTGCGCCGTGAGCGGATCACGGAGCAGGAGCGGCGGGACGTCCTCGCCCGGTTCCGTACGTTCACCGATCTGCAGGCCGCCGCGGACGCGGAGCTGGTCATCGAGGTCGTGCCGGAGACGTACGAGATCAAGCAGCAGGTCTTCCGGGAGCTCGACGCGGTGGTCTCCCCCACCACGATCCTGGCGACGGGGACGAACGCCCTGTCCGTGACCCGGCTGGCAGCCGAGTCGCAGCACCCGGAGCGCGTCCTCGGCCTGCACTTCTTCAATCCGGCGCCGGCCATGAAGCTCGTCGAGGTGGTCTCGTCGGTGCTGACCGCTCCGCCCGCCGTGGAGAGCGTCACCCGGCTCGCCCGTGAGCTGGGCAAGGAGCCGGTCGCCGTCGGTGACCGTCCGGGCTTCGTCGCGGACGGTCTGCTGTTCGGCTATCTCAACCAGGCCGCGGCGATGTACGAGGCGAGCTACGCCTCCCGTGAGGACATCGACGCCGCCATGAAGCTCGGTTGCGGACTGCCGATGGGCCCCCTGGCACTGCTCGACCTGATCGGCATCGACACGGCCCGCACGGTCCTGGAGGCCATGTACTCCGCGTCCCACGACCGGCTGCACGCCCCGGCTCCGGTGCTCGGGCAGCTCAGCGAGGCCGGTCTGACCGGCCGCAAGACGGGGCGTGGCTTCTACACCTACGACGCGCCCGGCGGCCAGACCGTGGTGCCGGACGCCCTGACCCCGAAGGAGAGCGCGGGCGCGGTCGCCGGGCGGACCGTGTCCTCGGTGGGTGTGGCCGGCTCGGGAACGATGGCTTCGGGCATCGCCGAGGTGTTCGCGAAGGCCGGGTACACAGTGGTGCTCGCCGCACGCAGCCAGGAGAAGGCGGACACGGCCAAGGCTCGGATCGCGAAGTCCCTGGGACGTTCGGTGACCAAGGGCCGGCTGACCGAGGAGGCCCGGGACGGGACGCTCGCCCGGATCACCGCGTCGGGTTCGCTGGACTCCTTCGCCGACGTCGATCTCGCGGTCGAGGCGGTCGCCGAGGACCTGGAGATCAAGCAGCAGCTCTTCACGACCCTCGACAAGGTCTGCAAGCCGGGCGCGGTGCTCGCGACCACCACCTCGTCCCTGCCGGTCGTTGCGGTCGCCCGGGTGACCTCCCGCCCCGAGGACGTCGTGGGGATGCACTTCTTCAACCCGGCGCCCGCGATGAAGCTGGTCGAGGTGGTCCGCACCGTGCTGACCGCCGACGACGTGCACGCCACGGTCCGCGAGGTCTGCGTGAAGGTGCGCAAGCACCCGGTCGACTGCGGTGACCGGGCCGGCTTCATCGTGAACGCGCTGCTGTTCCCGTACCTCAACAACGCGATCAAGATGGTCGAGGAGCACTACGCGTCGCTGGACGACATCGACGCGGCGATGAAGCTGGGCGGCGGCTACCCGATGGGCCCATTCGAGCTCCTGGACGTCGTCGGTCTGGACGTCTCGCTCGCAATCGAGAAGGTCCTGCACAGCGAGTTCCGCGATCCGGGGCTCGCTCCGGCACCGCTCCTCGAACACCTGGTGGCCGCGGGCTGCCTCGGCCGCAAGACGGGGCGCGGCTTCCGCGAATATGCCCGCCGCTGA
- a CDS encoding TetR family transcriptional regulator, with amino-acid sequence MSQPAKSPRSSAATDAPETAAGTRAAAQRLKMRRELAAAAMELFATKGYEATTVDEIAGAAGVARRTFFRHFRSKEEAIFPDHDDTLVRAEAVLNAAPAHEHPLDTVCRGIKEVMKMYAAKPAVSVARYKLTREVPTLREAEIASVARYERLFTRYLLGHFDERDHHVGNDDPLLAEVAASAVVTAHNHVLRRWLRADGQGDVESQLDHAFAIVRDTFGTGIGAGRTPGGEPAKTPAASVSREGEVLVTVARTDAPLDEIMRTIQQALKEH; translated from the coding sequence ATGTCCCAACCCGCCAAGTCCCCCCGTTCCTCCGCCGCGACGGACGCCCCGGAAACCGCCGCCGGTACCCGGGCCGCCGCCCAGCGACTCAAGATGCGCCGTGAACTGGCCGCCGCGGCGATGGAACTGTTCGCCACGAAGGGGTACGAGGCGACGACGGTCGACGAGATCGCGGGGGCGGCCGGGGTCGCCCGGCGCACGTTCTTCCGCCACTTCCGGTCCAAGGAGGAGGCCATCTTCCCGGACCACGACGACACCCTCGTCAGGGCCGAGGCCGTCCTCAACGCCGCCCCCGCGCACGAGCACCCGCTCGACACCGTGTGCCGCGGCATCAAGGAGGTCATGAAGATGTACGCGGCGAAGCCCGCGGTCTCCGTGGCGCGCTACAAGCTGACGCGCGAGGTGCCCACGCTCCGCGAGGCCGAGATCGCCTCGGTGGCCCGCTACGAGCGGCTGTTCACGCGCTACCTGCTGGGCCATTTCGATGAGCGCGACCACCACGTGGGCAATGACGACCCGCTGCTCGCGGAGGTCGCCGCGTCCGCCGTGGTGACCGCGCACAACCATGTGCTGCGGCGCTGGCTGCGCGCGGACGGCCAGGGCGACGTCGAGTCGCAGCTCGACCACGCGTTCGCGATCGTCCGGGACACCTTCGGTACGGGGATCGGGGCGGGGCGGACCCCGGGGGGCGAACCTGCGAAGACCCCGGCCGCGTCGGTGTCCAGGGAGGGTGAGGTGCTGGTCACCGTGGCCCGCACCGACGCTCCGCTCGACGAGATCATGCGCACGATCCAGCAGGCCCTGAAGGAGCACTGA
- a CDS encoding restriction endonuclease translates to MGIRARGGMRNGRRPEFDVRRTAFGFVLAGILLAGGGLALRTALRSAERHPVAAVVLTVLLVAGTVALLRRRRSRRRAARAATLVVETAYDVVDAALEEQAEAAAVQATDPLPRPLPVDYAAMDPYEFEEAVAALCRRDGCPDAEVVGGAGDLGADVVATTPDGRRLVVQCKRYTADNKVGSQDLQRFGGTCYAVHEADVAVVVSTGDFTGPALEYAEQCGILCLGPDELGAWSEGAAPPPWHGTAAVEPAVEGPAFEDELPEAPLSAPSGPAGSCA, encoded by the coding sequence ATGGGCATACGGGCGCGCGGGGGAATGCGGAACGGGCGCAGACCGGAATTCGACGTCCGGCGGACGGCCTTCGGCTTCGTCCTCGCCGGCATCCTGCTCGCCGGGGGCGGCCTCGCGCTGCGCACCGCCCTGCGGAGCGCCGAACGGCATCCGGTCGCCGCCGTCGTCCTCACGGTCCTGCTGGTGGCGGGGACCGTCGCGCTCCTGCGCAGGCGGCGAAGCCGCAGGCGGGCCGCGAGAGCCGCGACGCTGGTGGTCGAGACCGCCTACGACGTCGTGGACGCCGCCCTGGAGGAGCAGGCCGAGGCCGCTGCCGTACAGGCCACCGATCCGCTGCCGCGCCCGCTGCCGGTCGACTACGCGGCCATGGATCCGTACGAGTTCGAGGAGGCCGTGGCCGCACTCTGCCGGCGCGACGGCTGCCCGGACGCCGAGGTCGTCGGCGGCGCGGGTGACCTCGGCGCGGACGTGGTCGCCACGACGCCGGACGGGCGCCGCCTGGTCGTGCAGTGCAAGAGGTACACGGCCGACAACAAGGTCGGCTCGCAGGACCTCCAGCGCTTCGGAGGCACCTGCTACGCCGTGCACGAGGCCGACGTAGCCGTTGTCGTCTCCACAGGAGATTTCACCGGACCCGCCCTGGAGTACGCCGAGCAGTGCGGGATCCTCTGCCTCGGCCCGGACGAGCTCGGTGCGTGGAGCGAGGGCGCCGCGCCGCCACCCTGGCACGGGACGGCTGCCGTGGAGCCTGCCGTCGAGGGGCCCGCCTTCGAGGACGAGCTGCCCGAGGCGCCGCTCAGTGCTCCTTCAGGGCCTGCTGGATCGTGCGCATGA
- a CDS encoding GNAT family N-acetyltransferase — MEADEMLALFDHEMREHARPDGPGTHVERVGDVVRQTGGADDWNGVLWTAPDLSPGHAESEIAAQVEHYTARGLGEFEWKLYAHDGPAELGALLTAAGFEAEPTETLLVAPVAGRAAPVELPEGVRLRNVTDAAGVELMVRAHELAFGTDGSRLRHRTLARLDADPDTFAAVVAMAGDEPVSSARMEMHPGTGFAGLWGGGTAAPWRGRGIYRALLAHRARIAALHGYRFLQVDATDLSAPILRRLGFTALGATTPYVYRTAP; from the coding sequence ATGGAAGCTGACGAGATGCTGGCGCTGTTCGACCACGAGATGCGCGAACACGCCCGGCCGGACGGCCCCGGCACCCACGTCGAACGGGTGGGTGACGTGGTGCGGCAGACCGGCGGCGCCGACGACTGGAACGGGGTCCTGTGGACTGCCCCCGACCTCTCCCCCGGCCACGCGGAGTCGGAGATCGCCGCACAGGTGGAGCACTACACCGCCCGTGGCCTCGGCGAGTTCGAGTGGAAGCTGTACGCGCACGACGGCCCGGCCGAGCTGGGCGCGCTCCTCACCGCCGCCGGCTTCGAGGCGGAGCCGACGGAGACGCTGCTGGTGGCGCCGGTGGCGGGCCGGGCCGCGCCGGTGGAGCTCCCCGAGGGCGTCCGACTGCGGAACGTGACCGACGCGGCCGGGGTCGAGCTGATGGTCCGGGCCCATGAGCTGGCCTTCGGCACCGACGGTTCACGGCTGCGCCACCGGACGCTGGCCCGTCTCGACGCCGACCCGGACACGTTCGCCGCGGTGGTCGCCATGGCCGGCGACGAACCGGTGAGTTCGGCCCGGATGGAGATGCACCCCGGGACCGGCTTCGCCGGGCTGTGGGGAGGCGGGACCGCGGCGCCCTGGCGGGGCAGGGGGATCTACCGTGCGCTGCTCGCCCACCGGGCCCGTATCGCCGCCCTGCACGGCTACCGCTTCCTCCAGGTCGACGCGACGGACCTGTCGGCCCCGATCCTGCGGCGGCTCGGCTTCACGGCCCTGGGCGCTACGACGCCGTACGTGTACCGCACCGCGCCGTAG
- the ccrA gene encoding crotonyl-CoA carboxylase/reductase, which translates to MKEILDAIQSQDSTAADFAGLSIPESYRAVTVHKDEAEMFAGLATRDKDPRKSLHLDEVPVPELGPGEALVAVMASSVNYNSVWTSIFEPVSTFGFLERYGKLSELTRRHDLPYHVIGSDLAGVVLRTGAGVNAWNPGDEVVAHCLSVELESSDGHNDTMLDPEQRIWGFETNFGGLAEIALVKSNQLMPKPKHLSWEEAASPGLVNSTAYRQLVSRNGAGMKQGDNVLIWGASGGLGSYATQFALAGGANPICVVSSDQKAEICRKMGATAIIDRNAEGFKFWKDEHNQDPREWKRFGKRIRELTGGEDVDIVFEHPGRETFGASVYVTRKGGTIVTCASTSGYNHEYDNRYLWMSLKRIIGSHFANYREAWEANRLIAKGKIHPTLSRVYSLEDTGQAAYDVHRNLHQGKVGILALAPREGLGVRDTELREQHIDAINRFRNV; encoded by the coding sequence GTGAAGGAAATCCTGGACGCGATCCAATCGCAGGACAGCACGGCCGCGGACTTCGCGGGCCTGTCCATCCCCGAGTCGTACCGCGCGGTGACCGTGCACAAGGACGAGGCCGAGATGTTCGCCGGTCTCGCCACCCGCGACAAGGACCCCCGCAAGTCGCTGCACCTGGACGAGGTGCCCGTGCCCGAACTCGGTCCGGGTGAGGCGCTCGTCGCCGTCATGGCCAGCTCGGTGAACTACAACTCCGTCTGGACCTCCATCTTCGAACCGGTCTCGACCTTCGGCTTCCTGGAGCGTTACGGCAAGCTCAGCGAGCTCACCAGGCGCCATGACCTGCCGTACCACGTCATCGGTTCGGACCTGGCGGGTGTCGTCCTGCGCACCGGCGCCGGAGTCAACGCGTGGAACCCGGGCGACGAGGTCGTCGCGCACTGCCTCTCGGTCGAGCTGGAGTCCTCCGACGGCCACAACGACACGATGCTCGATCCCGAGCAGCGCATCTGGGGCTTCGAGACCAACTTCGGCGGCCTCGCCGAGATCGCGCTCGTCAAGTCCAACCAGCTGATGCCGAAGCCCAAGCACCTCAGCTGGGAGGAGGCCGCCTCCCCGGGCCTGGTCAACTCGACCGCGTACCGCCAGCTCGTCTCGCGCAACGGCGCCGGCATGAAGCAGGGCGACAACGTGCTGATCTGGGGCGCGAGCGGCGGACTCGGCTCCTACGCCACCCAGTTCGCGCTGGCCGGCGGCGCCAACCCGATCTGCGTCGTCTCCAGCGACCAGAAGGCGGAGATCTGCCGGAAGATGGGCGCGACCGCGATCATCGACCGCAACGCCGAGGGCTTCAAGTTCTGGAAGGACGAGCACAACCAGGACCCGCGCGAGTGGAAGCGCTTCGGCAAGCGCATCCGTGAACTCACCGGCGGCGAGGACGTGGACATCGTCTTCGAGCACCCGGGCCGTGAGACCTTCGGCGCGAGCGTGTACGTCACCCGCAAGGGCGGCACGATCGTCACCTGCGCCTCGACCTCGGGTTACAACCACGAGTACGACAACCGCTACCTGTGGATGTCGCTCAAGCGGATCATCGGCTCCCACTTCGCCAACTACCGCGAGGCGTGGGAGGCCAACCGCCTGATCGCCAAGGGCAAGATCCACCCGACGCTCTCCAGGGTCTACTCCCTGGAGGACACCGGCCAGGCCGCGTACGACGTGCACCGCAACCTGCACCAGGGGAAGGTCGGCATCCTCGCGCTGGCACCCCGCGAGGGACTGGGCGTGCGCGACACGGAGCTCCGCGAGCAGCACATCGACGCCATCAACCGCTTCCGCAACGTCTGA